From Mytilus edulis chromosome 9, xbMytEdul2.2, whole genome shotgun sequence, the proteins below share one genomic window:
- the LOC139487851 gene encoding cytokine receptor-like factor 3, with amino-acid sequence MTQELIQNLIDVMDIAHNQRAELTELLPPLQEAQDQICYSKTESCQNLTDYFDKVKENVIENINKRLSHLLSKVESIANEALEPLRQCEDVINQSLAAAARIMQDGKALLNNNPADNIEGLVKFKDNPDIKALSSIPEVPSLPDVPYITIEVSSELDEKLAEFISQEGRILERAPVQIIDIIERPGGLTVKWSEIDEEIEPGDFCLEFTSGSIKFDSKSVTFHSSYKGPATSHTVRHLRTNMPYSFRVRCRCENSNKWSAWSVPRVAMTTIPHYEWSMGNLEYDTSNENKTATRTNEGETKVLYSSSNSYLAGGCVTFRLLDAGESSPLDGVGLSIDNQDTTTLQRENAVFLTTRGCVFVNGQEMKNKLPDLTKGTKLNVETEVLSSGKIRVSLEVQDKAVTFDWKINEELNITQLAGMGMGGSSDKQLYFGIIFSHEDWKIGVE; translated from the exons ATTTGCTACAGTAAAACAGAATCCTGCCAAAATCTGACTGATTACTTTGACAAAGTTAAAGAAAATGTGATAGAAAATATCAACAAGAGGCTTTCACATCTACTGTCAAAAGTGGAGTCTATAGCTAATGAAGCATTAGAGCCACTACGACAGTGTGAAGATGTCATTAATCAGAGTTTAGCAGCAGCAGCCAGAATCATGCAGGATG gTAAAGCACTTCTGAACAACAATCCAGCTGACAATATAGAGGGTCTTGTGAAATTTAAGGACAATCCAGATATAAAAGCACTTAGCAG CATTCCAGAAGTTCCCAGTTTACCAGATGTGCCTTACATTACCATAGAAGTATCATCGGAATTAGATGAGAAATTGGCAGAGTTTATAAGTCAGGAGGGCAGAATTTTAGAAAGAGCTCCAGTTCAGATTATTGACATTATAGAGAGACCTGGTGGCCTAACTGTTAAATGGAGCGAA attgaTGAAGAAATAGAACCAGGAGATTTTTGTTTAGAGTTTACCAGTGGCAGTATAAAGTTTGACAGTAAATCAGTAACATTCCACAGTTCATACAAAGGACCAGCCACATCTCATACAGTCAGACATCTACGTACAAACATGCCATATTCTTTCCGTGTTCGATGTCGATGTGAAAACAGCAATAAATGGAGTGCCTGGAGTGTACCAAGAGTTGCCATGACAACTATACCACATTATG AATGGTCAATGGGTAATCTGGAGTATGACACAAGTAATGAGAATAAGACAGCTACAAGGACAAATGAAGGTGAAACAAAAGTATTATACTCCAGTAGTAATAGCTACCTTGCTGGAGGTTGTGTTACATTTAGGCTATTGGATGCTGGAGAGAGTTCTCCACTTGATGGAGTAGGATTATCTATAGACAATCAGGATACAACGACTCTACAGAGAGAAAATGCAGTCTTTTTAACAACTAGAG gatGTGTATTTGTAAATGGTCAAGAAATGAAGAACAAATTACCCGATCTGACAAAAGGCACAAAGTTAAATGTGGAGACGGAGGTTTTGTCTAGTGGAAAGATACGGGTCAGTTTAGAGGTCCAAGACAAAGCTGTCACATTTGACTGGAAGATAAATGAGGAATTGAATATCACACAGCTAGCAGGGATGGGAATGGGAGGAAGTTCAGACAAACAATTATACTTTGGTATAATATTTAGTCATGAAGACTGGAAAATTGGAGTTGAATGA